The Denticeps clupeoides unplaced genomic scaffold, fDenClu1.1, whole genome shotgun sequence genome has a window encoding:
- the LOC114774330 gene encoding beta-galactoside alpha-2,6-sialyltransferase 1-like yields the protein MLFTYFLCALALSVTMSLFLYMPHGGLHTFTDRHVPETDQPAACPPRTGNVSGDVRGKPSGYFGVRRMVGGRSGNRTRKEIMCALKKQVPLSVVKLGDGPFSGDEWERSFPSKSLEETLGPLRSCAVVTSAGALLNSGLGPEIDSHDAVIRFNSATTTGYSQDVGNKTTIRLVNSKLVVLQWNKFFRSPDYKTGTLIVWDPAPYSKNLTQWYKKPDFKFFKLYQQYRKLFPEQPFYILGPAFHWNLWDVIQDNSVPNIVPNPPSTGMQGIAVMMNLCEKVSVYEFLPSHRRTSLCHYYEKHRSWSCTVGSYHPMKFEKLLIGRINQGSDEDIAALGKVTLNGLSQEKCPEKCP from the exons ATGCTTTTCACGTATTTCCTCTGCGCCCTCGCCCTGTCCGTCACCATGAGCCTGTTTTTATACATGCCACACGGTGGCCTCCACACCTTCACTGACAGACACGTACCAGAGACAGACCAGCCGGCGGCCTGTCCTCCCAGGACCGGGAACGTCTCAGGGGACGTCAGAGGGAAGCCGTCCGGCTACTTTGGCGTGAGACGGATGGTGGGAGGTCGCAGTGGGAATCGGACCCGGAAGGAGATCATGTGTGCGCTGAAGAAGCAGGTCCCTCTCAGCGTCGTGAAGCTGGGAGATGGGCCGTTTTCAGGGGACGAGTGGGAGAGGAGCTTTCCTTCAAAAAGCCTGGAAGAAACCCTGGGTCCTCTGAGGAGCTGCGCTGTGGTCACGTCTGCAGGAGCTTTACTCAACTCGGGACTGGGACCGGAGATTG ACTCCCACGATGCCGTAATCCGGTTTAATTCTGCAACAACTACTGGCTACAGCCAGGATGTAGGGAATAAAACTACAATCCGTCTGGTCAACTCCAAG TTAGTGGTTCTGCAGTGGAACAAGTTCTTCAGATCTCCTGATTACAAGACGGGGACTCTGATCGTCTGGGATCCAGCTCCTTACTCGAAGAACCTGACACAA TGGTATAAGAAACCAGATTTTAAATTCTTCAAGCTCTACCAGCAGTATCGTAAACTGTTCCCAGAACAGCCCTTCTACATCCTGGGTCCAGCCTTCCACTGGAACCTCTGGGATGTGATTCAGGACAATTCCGTCCCCAATATTGTACCGAATCCTCCATCCACCGGCATGCAAG GCATTGCTGTGATGATGAACCTCTGTGAGAAGGTCAGCGTGTACGAGTTCCTGCCGTCGCACAGGAGGACCAGCCTCTGCCACTACTACGAGAAGCACCGCAGCTGGAGCTGTACTGTAGGAAGCTACCATCCCATGAAGTTCGAAAAGCTGCTAATCGGCCGTATTAATCAGGGAAGCGATGAGGACATTGCAGCTCTGGGGAAAGTGACGTTAAATGGACTTTCGCAGGAGAAGTGTCCTGAGAAATGTCCCTAA